A section of the Candidatus Eisenbacteria bacterium genome encodes:
- a CDS encoding fumarylacetoacetate hydrolase family protein has protein sequence MLRSSVRRIGRYRLNGAVYFGQLADDGYQRLTAAPWEGGALAREFDRFADVEPLAPVAPGKIVCVGLNYRAHIAESASVLPGAVPALEPLLFLKPPSAVIGHGGVIRYPVGVTRLDPEAEMAVVIGRVASRVPVALALDHVAGITAFNDVSARNYQKLDGQWTRAKGFDTFAPLGPWVALGCDPSDQAVKCRVNGVERQHGHTRDLLFPVPELVSFISGIMTLQPGDVIATGTPAGIGPVEIGDHIEIEVDDVGVLSNRVEAARS, from the coding sequence ATGCTCCGCTCCTCCGTACGACGCATCGGCCGCTACCGGTTGAACGGTGCCGTGTATTTCGGACAACTCGCGGACGACGGCTATCAGCGTCTCACCGCCGCACCATGGGAGGGCGGTGCGCTCGCCCGCGAGTTCGACCGGTTTGCCGACGTCGAGCCTCTGGCGCCAGTCGCGCCCGGCAAGATCGTGTGCGTCGGCCTCAATTACCGCGCGCACATTGCGGAGAGCGCCAGCGTGCTGCCGGGCGCCGTGCCAGCTCTGGAGCCCCTGCTGTTTCTCAAGCCGCCGAGTGCCGTGATCGGCCACGGGGGCGTGATCCGCTATCCGGTCGGGGTCACGCGCCTCGATCCCGAGGCGGAAATGGCGGTCGTGATCGGTCGGGTCGCGAGCCGGGTGCCGGTGGCCCTGGCGCTCGACCACGTGGCCGGGATCACCGCGTTCAACGACGTCAGCGCGCGGAACTATCAGAAGCTCGACGGCCAATGGACACGCGCGAAGGGCTTCGATACGTTTGCGCCGCTTGGTCCGTGGGTGGCGCTCGGGTGCGACCCTTCCGACCAGGCGGTCAAGTGCCGCGTCAACGGTGTCGAGCGCCAGCACGGTCACACGCGCGATCTGCTGTTTCCAGTTCCCGAACTGGTGAGCTTCATTTCCGGGATCATGACGCTGCAGCCCGGCGACGTGATCGCGACCGGGACGCCGGCCGGAATCGGTCCGGTCGAGATCGGAGATCACATCGAGATCGAAGTCGATGACGTGGGCGTCCTGAGCAACCGCGTGGAGGCGGCGCGATCGTGA